The following proteins are co-located in the Calliphora vicina chromosome 2, idCalVici1.1, whole genome shotgun sequence genome:
- the Reph gene encoding uncharacterized protein Reph — METSFSSYTDANSPTDTICSSESSAMMCKSHLQYDQHSSEEELEVINGPSSVAAAEAAASNVLTVRGTSSLKSERGSSSLDPDELQGEIAALKRSSSTLVENRKRSLAHSSDDDLRNFLEPILTPVNFRTSPPLEAFKPNRSHMYRSTTPLILQEARCGIENIKLCDNSVNDENGGEGGGSVGGSNNGDTSCAMGTEEENTENDEGTASSIIKMKMSNSTSSHHIYQPQAKHTFHFNSSRSSPASTTGLDVEVRSVSPPAKLFHCAISPRRRPMRTQHNSQRLQRPHRPCLDFDKMQQVSL; from the exons ATGGAAACTA gtTTTAGTTCCTACACCGATGCGAACTCTCCAACCGATACAATTTGTTCATCAGAATCTTCTGCGATGATGTGTAAATCCCACCTTCAGTATGATCAGCATAGTTCCGAAGAAGAACTAGAGGTAATAAATGGACCTTCATCGGTAGCCGCTGCAGAAGCTGCTGCCAGTAATGTATTAACTGTACGTGGTACATCATCGTTAAAATCTGAACGCGGATCATCGTCACTAGATCCCGATGAGTTGCAGGGTGAAATAGCAGCTTTAAAAAGGTCCAGTTCGACATTGGTGGAAAATCGTAAACGTTCATTAGCACACAGTTCTGATGACGAT ttgcgaaattttttggaaCCGATATTGACGCCTGTCAACTTTCGCACATCACCGCCTTTGGAGGCTTTCAAGCCAAATCGTAGCCACATGTATCGCTCGACTACGCCACTAATTTTACAAGAGGCACGTTGcggtattgaaaatattaagtTATGTGATAATAGTGTTAATGATGAAAACGGTGGAGAGGGAGGAGGTAGTGTTGGAGGTAGCAACAACGGTGACACTTCCTGTGCCATGGGCACCGAGGAGGAGAACACCGAAAATGATGAGGGCACAGCCAGCAGCattataaaaatgaagatgaGCAACTCAACGAGCAGCCATCATATTTATCAACCTCAAGCCAAGCATACTTTTCATTTTAATAGTTCGCGCAGCAGTCCTGCCTCCACGACTGGTCTCGATGTCGAGGTAAGATCGGTTAGTCCACCGGCGAAACTCTTCCATTGTGCAATATCACCCCGACGCCGACCCATGCGCACACAACACAATTCACAACGGTTACAAAGACCGCACAGGCCATGTTTAGATTTCGATAAAATGCAGCAGGTTAGTTTGTAA
- the Stam gene encoding signal transducing adapter molecule 1, whose protein sequence is MGIFSQSTGFDADVEKATSETNTNENWTLILEVCDKVSLNPRNAKECLKAIMRRMAHNDPHVVMQAITLLDACVSNCGKTFHLEIASREFQTEFIRLLGKVQPKLQSKMCQVLKRWAEGDFKSDPELNLIPSLYAKLRQENYDFSNFNEKPAKTAAKLAAAKDPNVVSSQQEEDDLAKAIELSLKEAKNSPKQGTSTASGGGSANYPSLYPSMSGSASAAPSAAVEPRKVRALYDFEAAEENELTFVAGEIIHVTDDSDPNWWKGYNQRSEGLFPSNFVTADLSVDPERLEINQQHKMKKSSQFEEDAKELQQKTEAAAAAAATQSIDIDEQKIDRLLHLLNEANPEDPSQDTEEMLRLEQEVHQMGPLIDAELERVDRKHAQLSQLSSDLVDAINLYHSLMRDDRNALGSPYNMPGAMPGMPLPGAGFPGQSNIMYGTNPSFAGAFGPHSLPHGMNSLPYSPPAGNFPAQHQMSSIPIQYQNGHVANQQTPHQPHSLQGLPPHLNHQMMPQQQHQLQNHSPQQPGMYGPQQHMASNNLNTGGDSQQQQQQQQQQQQHIPNQQHHFNHMLPPQQQQQQHYMPQQAPTVTTTEIPRNHLATPTQHSHVPQQQQQQQPPPNQFISPQHQHVQQPPFMNSPSNQPSTNPHLYNHSVGDQQQQQQHTLSFMAAPQNVANNMPPPSGTLDQFGQLQQQMANMTMTGQQPYQTNLPQNIPIYQQQR, encoded by the exons ATGGGTATTTTTTCACAATCTACTGGTTTTGATGCTGATGTGG aaaaagccACCAGTGAAACAAACACCAATGAAAATTGGACCTTAATATTAGAGGTTTGTGATAAGGTCTCCTTAAATCCTCGAAATGCCAAAGAATGCTTAAAAGCCATTATGCGACGCATGGCCCACAATGATCCCCATGTTGTAATGCAAGCGATCACTCTATTGGATGCCTGTGTTAGCAATTGCGGCAAAACGTTTCATTTGGAAATTGCCTCACGAGAATTTCAAACTGAATTCATTCGCTTATTGGGCAAGGTCCAACCCAAATTACAATCG aaaatgtgtCAAGTGTTAAAGCGTTGGGCTGAGGGTGATTTCAAAAGTGATCCTGAGCTTAATTTAATACCTTCATTGTATGCAAAATTGCGCCAGGAGAATTATGACTTTAGTAACTTTAATGAAAAACCTGCAAAAACTGCAGCGAAATTAGCGGCAGCCAAGGATCCTAATGTTGTAAGCAGTCAGCAGGAAGAGGATGATTTGGCTAAGGCTATAGAATTATCTTTGAAGGAAGCGAAAAATAGTCCAAAACAAGGAACATCAACAGCTTCTGGTGGAGGATCTGCTaattat CCTTCTTTGTATCCTTCGATGTCAGGGTCAGCATCTGCTGCACCCTCTGCCGCTGTCGAACCTCGTAAGGTGCGAGCCTTATACGACTTTGAGGCAGCCGAAGAAAATGAACTCACCTTTGTGGCTGGTGAAATTATTCATGTCACAGATGACTCGGATCCCAATTGGTGGAAGGGCTACAATCAGCGCAGTGAAGGCTTATTTCCCTCCAATTTTGTAACGGCCGATTTGTCAGTAGATCCGGAACGATTGGAAATAAATCAGCAACATAAGATGAAAAAGAGCTCTCAATTCGAAGAGGATGCCAaagaattgcaacaaaaaacgGAAGCAGCCGCTGCTGCAGCAGCCACACAAAGTATAGATATTGATGAGCAGAAAATAGACCGTTTGTTGCATTTGTTGAATGAGGCCAATCCTGAGGATCCCTCTCAGGATACAGAAGAAATGCTGAGATTAGAACAGGAAGTTCACCAAATGGGTCCCTTAATTGATGCTGAACTAGAAAGGGTTGATCGTAAACATGCCCAATTATCGCAGCTGTCAAGTGACTTGGTTGATGCCATTAATTTGTATCACTCCCTCATGAGAGACGATCGTAATGCATTAGGTTCACCCTACAATATGCCTGGTGCAATGCCAGGCATGCCATTACCTGGTGCCGGCTTTCCTGGTCAATCTAATATAATGTATGGCACAAATCCATCATTTGCTGGAGCTTTTGGTCCACACAGCCTACCACATGGTATGAATTCGTTACCCTATTCTCCACCAGCTGGTAATTTCCCAGCACAACATCAAATGTCAAGCATACCAATTCAGTACCAAAATGGTCATGTTGCTAACCAACAAACTCCTCACCAACCACATTCGCTGCAAGGACTGCCACCACACTTGAACCATCAAATGATGCctcaacaacagcatcagctacAAAATcattcgccacaacaaccaggCATGTATGGACCACAACAGCACATGGcttcaaacaatttaaatactgGAGGTGACtctcagcagcagcagcagcagcagcagcaacaacaacagcatatACCAAATCAACAACACCACTTTAATCATATGTTGCCTccccagcagcagcagcaacaacattatATGCCACAACAAGCACCAACAGTTACCACTACCGAAATACCAAGAAATCATTTAGCAACTCCCACACAACACTCACATGTTccccaacaacaacagcaacaacaaccaccACCTAATCAGTTTATATCACCACAACATCAGCATGTCCAACAGCCACCTTTCATGAATAGTCCCTCTAACCAACCCTCCACTAATCCTCACCTTTATAATCATTCGGTAGGcgatcaacaacaacaacagcaacatacaCTATCATTTATGGCTGCTCCACAAAATGTAGCAAACAATATGCCACCTCCCTCTGGAACACTTGATCAGTTTGGTCAGTTGCAACAGCAAATGGCCAATATGACAATGACTGGCCAACAACCGTATCAAACAAATCTACCACAAAACATTCCAATTTACCAACAACAACGGTAA
- the Dnz1 gene encoding palmitoyltransferase ZDHHC3: MRFVRDPCGVACLVITYMMVIYADYVVMRWIILQTMQDSIWAPLHVVLFNTVVFLLGLSHLKAVLSDPGTVPLPANRLDFSDLHTVGKNNGTGNGHNEWTVCTRCETYRPPRAHHCRICKRCIRRMDHHCPWINNCVGERNQKFFLQFLVYVGMLALYSIALVVGSWVYPCEDCGSDTLESQTRLLHSVILLLESALFGLFVLAIMVDQMHAILHDETAVEQAQQKGAYRPNRRKFYLLADVFGRGHPACWLLPCTSFSSSSSTLRYYDTPLLSHDV; the protein is encoded by the exons ATGAGGTTTGTTCGAGATCCTTGTGGTGTGGCCTGTCTGGTAATCACATACATGATGGTCATTTATGCTGATTATGTGGTAATGAGATGGATTATTTTGCAAACAATGCAAGACAG TATTTGGGCTCCCTTACATGTAGTTCTCTTCAATACTGTCGTTTTCCTATTGGGATTGTCTCATCTCAAGGCTGTTTTATCTGATCCGGGCACTGTGCCCTTGCCAGCAAATCGGTTAGATTTTTCAGATTTGCATACGGTGGGTAAAAATAATGGTACTGGAAATGGGCACAACGAATGGACGGTGTGTACACGCTGTGAAACGTATAGACCACCACGCGCCCATCACTGTCGCATTTGTAAGCGATGCATTAGACGAATGGACCATCATTGTCCCTGGATTAACAATTGTGTGGGCGAACGCAATCAAAAGTTTTTCTTGCAGTTTTTGGTGTATGTTGGCATGCTGGCTCTCTATTCCATTGCTTTGGTTGTCGGTTCTTGGGTGTATCCCTGTGAGGATTGCGGTTCAGATACGTTGGAATCACAGACCAGATT attacacAGTGTTATATTGCTGCTGGAATCGGCTCTGTTTGGTTTGTTCGTTTTGGCGATAATGGTGGATCAAATGCATGCCATATTACACGATGAAACCGCCGTGGAACAGGCTCAACAAAAGGGAGCATACCGCCCAAATAGacgtaaattttatttattggctGATGTCTTTGGTAGAGGTCACCCCGCTTGTTGGCTGTTGCCGTGTACCAGTTTTTCATCCTCCTCCTCGACACTGCGTTACTATGACACGCCTCTACTTAGTCatgatgtttaa